A stretch of Cucumis sativus cultivar 9930 chromosome 2, Cucumber_9930_V3, whole genome shotgun sequence DNA encodes these proteins:
- the LOC101212755 gene encoding general transcription and DNA repair factor IIH subunit TFB4: protein MASAPSKLYADDVSLLVVLLDTNPFFWSTSALPFSKFLSHVLAFLNSILVLNQLNEVVVIGTGYASCKYLYNSSSYSNHGLEDGRMPALCTRLLKNLEEFVIGDEQSIKEDPKGGTMSSLLSGSLSMALCYIQKVFRSGSLHPQPRILCLQGSPDGPEQYVAIMNAIFSAQRSMVPIDSCYIGSHNSAFLQQASYITGGVYLKPQQMDGLFQYLSTVFGTDLHSRTFLQLPKSVGVDFRASCFCHKKTIDMGYVCSVCLSIFCKHHKKCSTCGSVFGETPVELDSVSKLKRKTPE, encoded by the exons ATGGCTTCAGCTCCTTCGAAGCTTTACGCAG ATGATGTTAGCCTTTTAGTGGTTTTACTGGATACGAATCCATTTTTCTGGAGCACATCTGCTCTTCCGTTCTCCAAGTTTCTGTCTCAt GTACTTGCTTTTCTGAACTCCATTTTAGTTCTGAACCAACTTAATGAGGTTGTGGTTATTGGTACTGGATATGCTTCATGCAAGTATTTATACAACTCGTCTTCTTACTCAAATCATGGCCTTGAAGATGGTAGAATGCCTGCACTTTGTACTCGTTTATTGAAGAATTTGGAGGAGTTCGTGATTGGGGATGAGCAGTCCATCAAGGAAGATCCCAAAGGAGGGACCATGTCTTCACTTCTTTCTGGATCGCTCTCCATGGCCTTGTGTT ATATACAGAAAGTTTTCCGCTCTGGATCTCTCCATCCCCAACCACGA ATCCTTTGCTTGCAGGGATCCCCAGATGGTCCTGAACA ATATGTTGCAATCATGAATGCCATCTTTTCTGCTCAGCGTTCAATG GTTCCTATAGATTCATGTTACATTGGTTCCCACAATTCTGCATTTCTTCAGCAG GCTTCTTACATAACGGGTGGAGTTTATCTGAAGCCTCAGCAAATGGATGGGCTGTTTCAGTATCTCTCT ACTGTTTTTGGCACCGATTTGCATTCCCGGACCTTTTTACAGCTTCCAAAATCTGTTGGTGTGGATTTTCGTGCATC GTGTTTTTGCCACAAGAAAACGATCGATATGGGCTATGTCTGTTCTGTTTGTTTATCTATATTCTGCAAGCATCACAAGAAATGTTCTACCTGTGG GTCAGTTTTTGGTGAGACACCAGTAGAACTCGATTCAGTGTCTAAACTGAAGAGAAAAACTCCAGAATGA
- the LOC101203281 gene encoding protein ASYMMETRIC LEAVES 2 translates to MASSSSNSPCAACKFLRRKCQPECVFAPYFPPDQPQKFANVHKVFGASNVTKLLNELHPHQREDAVNSLAYEADMRLRDPVYGCVGVISLLQHQLCKLQMDLTCAKSELSKYQNLGIGNHATLISPPSTLSTVPHGQRNHQPAFNFARDQPHSLYHDQFFPRDQQQPQMMLRRNFDGGSNYDGLLAVNVTASIGNLSHQFQQTRAAAGDDRRGTLDHS, encoded by the coding sequence ATGGCTTCGAGTTCCTCGAATTCGCCCTGTGCAGCCTGCAAATTTCTCCGGCGAAAATGCCAGCCGGAATGTGTTTTTGCGCCGTATTTTCCACCGGATCAGCCTCAGAAATTCGCAAATGTTCACAAGGTATTCGGAGCTAGTAATGTAACAAAACTTCTCAACGAATTACATCCTCACCAGAGAGAAGACGCTGTCAATTCCCTCGCTTACGAAGCCGATATGCGCCTTCGTGACCCTGTCTACGGCTGTGTTGGCGTAATTTCTCTGCTTCAACACCAACTCTGTAAACTCCAAATGGATCTCACTTGCGCAAAATCTGAACTCTCCAAATATCAAAACTTAGGGATTGGTAACCACGCTACCCTGATTTCGCCGCCTTCCACCCTTTCTACCGTCCCTCATGGACAGAGAAACCACCAGCCGGCGTTCAATTTCGCTCGAGATCAACCGCATAGTCTTTATCACGACCAATTTTTCCCTCGAGATCAACAACAACCACAGATGATGCTACGACGGAACTTCGACGGCGGTAGCAACTACGACGGACTTTTGGCCGTTAATGTCACCGCAAGTATCGGTAACCTCAGCCACCAGTTCCAGCAAACTCGCGCCGCCGCCGGAGACGATCGTCGCGGTACTCTCGATCATTCTTAG
- the LOC101212517 gene encoding succinate dehydrogenase assembly factor 2, mitochondrial, translating into MATFIRALNKAHQVLYLKASPTILRSKSMPLLPTAFIGLKNLQRELTNRNQNHHGCFSSVHFSSTSTNPDIDLSNEDSKRQLFNRLLYRSKQRGFLELDLILGKWVEDHIHSLDADGIRALINVLDLENPDLWKWLTGQEQPPEALKTNPVFTGVKEKVIDNLNKHASPETRTPPGQQWVRGWDDFKKGRDGPITGNQ; encoded by the exons ATGGCGACTTTTATAAGGGCTCTTAACAAAGCTCATCAAGTTCTATACTTGAAAGCTTCCCCCACCATTTTGAGAAGCAAATCGATGCCCCTTTTGCCTACTGCTTTCATTGGGTTGAAGAATCTCCAAAGAGAACTAACAAATCGCAATCAGAATCACCATGGTTGTTTCTCTAGTGTCCATTTCTCTTCGACAAGTACAAATCCTGACATCGATCTCTCAAATGAAGATAGCAAGAGGCAATTATTCAATAG GTTGCTGTACCGGAGCAAACAACGAGGGTTTTTGGAATTGGATTTGATACTTGGGAAATGGGTAGAGGATCACATCCATTCCTTAGATGCAGATGGTATTCGAGCTCTAATTAATGTTCTTGACCTG GAAAATCCAGATTTATGGAAGTGGTTAACAGGCCAAGAGCAACCCCCTGAAGCTTTGAAAACAAATCCT GTATTTACTGGAGTGAAAGAGAAGGTGATAGACAATCTCAACAAACATGCCTCACCTGAGACAAGAACACCACCTGGCCAACAATGGGTAAGGGGTTGGGATGATTTCAAGAAAGGTCGAGATGGCCCCATAACAGGAAATCAGTAG
- the LOC101203040 gene encoding uncharacterized protein LOC101203040, producing the protein MKGGHGALEVAKTVIEVADVAWSAIECCHNHIPSHDSPEPTLTEEEQLHALRSENRRLRKLLEQNLHLLQNISESHCLLKDCPPDLYARLVATVDSEKFLNEIKSLNEASKDGISYEFPFREATGADSHAADILVNVSHEAPSWWVWVTEDMVPNNVEEWSGIDDESYVIVSEEHVVEAVAHFMARCIMSNPKTRNISPEELQKAIAKALDGMGSKVEKMFEIWHAGLLFYSLATWGLALAGLYKGRAILKLAAAGVHHTSKAVMKVL; encoded by the exons ATGAAGGGCGGCCATGGCGCTCTGGAGGTGGCCAAGACGGTCATCGAGGTTGCAGATGTGGCTTGGTCCGCGATTGAGTGTTGCCATAACCATATACCCAGCCACGATTCCCCTGAGCCCACTCTTACAGAGGAAGAACAACTTCATGCTTTGCGATCTGAGAATCGGAGATTGAGGAAGTTGCTTGAACAAAATCTCCACCTTCTTCAGAACATATCTGAATCTCACTGTTTGCTCAAGGATTGCCCTCCCGAT TTGTACGCTCGTCTCGTTGCGACAGTGGATTCTGAAAAGttcttaaatgaaattaaatccCTCAACGAAGCATCAAAAGATGGAATTAGCTATGAATTTCCTTTCAGGGAAGCTacag GAGCCGATTCGCACGCAGCTGATATTCTTGTGAATGTTAGCCATGAAGCCCCCAGTTGGTGGGTATGGGTTACTGAAGATATGGTTCCGAACAACGTTGAGGAATGGAGTGGAATTGATGATGAAAGTTATGTGATTGTATCTGAAGAACATGTGGTGGAGGCAGTTGCCCACTTTATGGCTAGATGTATTATGTCAAACCCAAAAACCCGG AATATATCACCTGAGGAGCTGCAGAAAG CAATAGCTAAGGCACTTGATGGTATGGGCAGCAAAGTGGAGAAGATGTTTGAAATTTGGCATGCTGGGCTGCTGTTTTATTCCTTAGCCACTTGGGGGCTTGCACTGGCAGG CTTGTACAAGGGCCGGGCTATACTGAAACTGGCTGCCGCTGGCGTTCACCATACGAGCAAAGCGGTAATGAAGGTGCTCTGA